The following nucleotide sequence is from uncultured Roseateles sp..
TTCATTGACACCGGCACCAACCATGCGGTGCCGCGGCTGCTCGGTGCGCTCGAATCGGTGGGGCTGGGCCCTGAGCAGGTGGACTGGGTGATACCCACCCATGTCCATCTGGACCATGCCGGCGGCGTGGGCCTGCTGATGCAGTCCTTGCCCCAGGCCCGGGTGGCTGTGCACCCCCGTGGTGCGCGCCACATGATAGATCCGACGGCGCTCTACCTGGGCGCCCTGCAGGTCTATGGCAAGGAAGAGATGCAGCGCTCCTACGGCAAACTCGTCGGTGTGGACGCCGAGCGGGTGCTGAGCACCAGCGACGGGCTGCAGCTTGAGCTGGCGGGCCGCCCGCTGCTGTTCGCCGACACACCGGGCCACGCCCGCCACCACCACTGCATCTGGGACGAGCGTTCGCGCAGCTGGTTCACCGGCGACACCTTCGGCCTCAGCTACCGCGAGTTCGACACCGCCCAGGGCCCCTGGATCATCCCGACCAGCACGCCGGTGCAGTTCGATCCCG
It contains:
- a CDS encoding MBL fold metallo-hydrolase, with amino-acid sequence MPDYLQDLGDGLYAIDTGFQRPLFDAAYLMVENGRAAFIDTGTNHAVPRLLGALESVGLGPEQVDWVIPTHVHLDHAGGVGLLMQSLPQARVAVHPRGARHMIDPTALYLGALQVYGKEEMQRSYGKLVGVDAERVLSTSDGLQLELAGRPLLFADTPGHARHHHCIWDERSRSWFTGDTFGLSYREFDTAQGPWIIPTSTPVQFDPEALRTSVERLIRQGPLHMQLTHYGRISDLPRLTELLLEHLDATVAIGLAHRDAQDRHASIKQDLALLYRRSLRAHGCLLAEACIDDLLAMDVELNAQGLGIWLDRDKT